A genome region from Chloroflexota bacterium includes the following:
- a CDS encoding YggT family protein has translation MDTFVGVVFILCQLLMWAIVIRTLLSWFQISPDNPIIVILNYITEPILAPLRRIVPKVDMFDLTPMVAIVLLVIITWLLGRFAT, from the coding sequence ATGGACACCTTCGTCGGGGTCGTTTTCATTTTATGTCAACTACTTATGTGGGCTATCGTGATCCGGACTCTCCTATCCTGGTTTCAGATCAGCCCTGATAACCCCATAATAGTTATACTCAACTACATCACCGAACCCATCCTCGCCCCTCTGCGCCGCATAGTGCCCAAAGTCGACATGTTTGACCTTACACCCATGGTGGCTATCGTCCTTCTTGTGATCATCACCTGGCTGTTGGGTCGTTTCGCTACTTAG